From Salarias fasciatus chromosome 12, fSalaFa1.1, whole genome shotgun sequence, the proteins below share one genomic window:
- the LOC115398703 gene encoding tetraspanin-15, translating to MPTYSEMRKTNHFYYFIKFTLNVYSMLFSLMGLCVLCVGVYAEVERQKNRTLEGLFLAPAVVLILLGLVMFTVSVVGMVGSLRDNKTLLHMFLCVLCVLLLLQAIALTTALIFEKKTASLFQSSIREGIKHYYDDLDFKNILDYVQQKFSCCGGDEYKDWGVNQYHFCNGTGPLACGVPYTCCVRRKVGEVINTLCGYQTLDKQRETLHELIHVRGCIHAVNLWMSDNIGITVALCCAIGLPQLLGIILSCVFWNLLVDMSESADMVDFKLKKAEFQYSELDLAGAGWCMCLPRDGGYLPVPASEPELDPIDIHLEKLKKQQPRTHSQLRELQQSRSATGLDEVDVGRKQKREH from the exons CTGATGGgcctgtgtgttctgtgtgtgggCGTGTACGCTGAAGTGGAGCGGCAGAAGAACCGGACCCTGGAGGGCCTCTTCCTGGCCCCGGCCGTGGTGCTCATCCTGCTGGGCCTGGTGATGTTCACCGTGTCCGTGGTGGGCATGGTGGGCTCCCTGAGGGACAACAAGACCCTGCTGCATATG TTCCTCTGCGTCCtgtgtgtcctgctgctgctgcaggccatCGCCCTCACCACTGCGCTCATCTTCGAAAAGAAG ACGGCCTCCTTGTTTCAGAGCAGCATACGAGAAGGAATCAAACACTACTACGACGACCTCGACTTCAAAAACATCCTGGACTACGTGCAGCAGAAG ttttcttgTTGTGGAGGCGATGAGTACAAAGACTGGGGAGTCAACCAGTATCATTTCTGCAACGGGACTGGACCACTTGCCTGCGGTGTTCCTTACACCTGTTGTGTTCGCCGTAAG GTGGGAGAAGTCATCAACACCCTGTGTGGCTATCAGACTCTGGATAAACAG CGTGAAACCCTGCACGAGCTGATCCACGTGCGAGGCTGCATCCACGCCGTCAACCTGTGGATGAGCGACAACATTGGAATCACCGTGGCGCTCTGCTGCGCCATCGGCCTGCCGCAG CTGCTGGGCATCATCCTGAGCTGCGTCTTCTGGAACCTGCTGGTGGACATGAGCGAGTCGGCCGACATGGTGGACTTCAAGCTGAAGAAGGCGGAGTTCCAGTACAGCGAGCTGGACCTGGCGGGCGCCGGCTGGTGCATGTGCCTGCCCCGGGACGGCGGCTACCTGCCCGTGCCGGCCTCCGAGCCCGAGCTGGACCCCATTGACATTCAcctggagaagctgaagaagcagcagccgCGCACGCACTCCCAGCTCAGAGAACTGCAGCAGTCGCGCTCGGCCACTGGGCTGGACGAGGTGGACGTGGGCCGCAAGCAGAAGCGGGAACACTGA